In a genomic window of Nocardiopsis mwathae:
- a CDS encoding fructosamine kinase family protein produces MAPTVADRVAELTGRAVATLAPLGSSHAWELYRAELDDGARVFVKALPDAAPEGEFAGMFATEARGLAWLGGSFGSPVPEVLGADDRTLVLPWVEEAPPTPEAAERFGHQLAAMHATPAEYFGAPRDGFIGPLPLDNTPRDSWPEFYAEQRLLPYLARATDRGALTPADVRVIERAVDSIGDLAGRPEPPARIHGDLWSGNVIWQDDGAVIVDPAAHGGHREADLAMLALFGLPHLDRVRDGYNEAFPLASGWRERIPLHQLHPLLVHVCLFGAAYRITALNAAQAVLRGD; encoded by the coding sequence GTGGCGCCGACGGTCGCCGACCGGGTCGCGGAGCTGACCGGCCGCGCCGTCGCGACGCTCGCGCCCCTGGGGTCGAGCCACGCCTGGGAGCTGTACCGCGCCGAACTGGACGACGGCGCCCGGGTGTTCGTCAAGGCGCTGCCCGATGCCGCCCCCGAGGGGGAGTTCGCCGGGATGTTCGCCACCGAGGCGCGGGGGCTGGCGTGGCTGGGCGGCTCGTTCGGCTCCCCGGTACCGGAGGTGCTCGGCGCCGACGACCGCACCCTGGTGCTGCCGTGGGTGGAGGAAGCCCCGCCGACCCCCGAGGCGGCCGAGCGCTTCGGCCACCAGCTCGCCGCCATGCACGCCACACCGGCCGAGTACTTCGGGGCGCCCCGTGACGGCTTCATCGGCCCGCTGCCCCTGGACAACACCCCGCGCGACTCCTGGCCGGAGTTCTACGCCGAGCAGCGGCTGCTGCCCTACCTCGCCCGTGCCACCGACCGCGGCGCGCTGACACCGGCCGACGTACGCGTCATCGAGCGGGCCGTCGACTCCATCGGCGACCTGGCCGGCCGGCCCGAACCGCCCGCCCGCATCCACGGCGATCTGTGGAGCGGCAACGTCATCTGGCAGGACGACGGCGCGGTGATCGTCGACCCCGCCGCCCACGGCGGCCACCGGGAGGCCGACCTCGCCATGCTGGCGCTGTTCGGCCTGCCGCACCTGGACCGGGTCCGTGACGGCTACAACGAGGCGTTCCCGCTGGCCTCCGGGTGGCGCGAGCGGATCCCCCTGCACCAGCTCCACCCGCTGCTGGTGCACGTGTGCCTCTTCGGCGCGGCCTACCGCATCACCGCACTCAACGCCGCCCAGGCCGTCCTGCGCGGGGACTGA
- a CDS encoding low molecular weight protein-tyrosine-phosphatase gives MSLPEPRDPAGPYRIAIVCLGNICRSPMAEKVVTADLERAGIGDLVEVDSSGTGSWHIGSPMDARAASTLRVHGYLTDHVARKFDPDWFAERDLILVMDLDNLDDVLRLAPDRAEAAERVMLFRSFAPGGGPNPEVPDPYYGGDDGFSTVLSMVEAAAKGLTGELVVRFGPRAGLARGRDDRDTPGAL, from the coding sequence ATGAGCTTGCCGGAACCTCGTGACCCCGCCGGGCCCTACCGGATCGCCATCGTGTGCCTGGGCAACATCTGCAGGTCCCCGATGGCCGAGAAGGTCGTGACGGCCGACCTGGAGCGCGCCGGGATCGGCGACCTCGTCGAGGTCGACAGCTCCGGAACCGGGAGCTGGCACATCGGCTCACCGATGGACGCGCGCGCCGCCTCGACCCTGCGCGTCCACGGGTACCTCACCGACCACGTCGCGCGGAAGTTCGACCCCGACTGGTTCGCCGAACGGGACCTCATCCTCGTGATGGACCTCGACAACCTCGACGACGTGCTGCGGCTCGCCCCCGACCGCGCCGAGGCCGCCGAGCGCGTCATGCTGTTCCGCTCGTTCGCGCCCGGCGGCGGTCCCAACCCCGAGGTGCCCGACCCCTATTACGGGGGCGACGACGGCTTCAGCACCGTTTTGAGCATGGTGGAGGCGGCCGCCAAGGGGCTGACCGGCGAACTGGTCGTCCGCTTCGGCCCCCGCGCCGGGCTCGCCCGCGGCCGCGACGACCGGGACACCCCCGGTGCGCTCTGA
- a CDS encoding response regulator: MLLVEDDPGDVLMTKEAFEEHKVGNRLHVVSDGVEALRFLRRDGEYADAPRPHLILLDLNLPRKDGREVLEEVKKDEELAHIPIVVLTTSEAEEDILRSYRLHANAYVAKPVDFDQFIQVVRQIDDFFVTVVRLPKG; this comes from the coding sequence GTGCTGCTGGTCGAGGACGACCCCGGTGACGTCCTGATGACCAAGGAGGCCTTCGAAGAGCACAAGGTGGGCAACCGCCTGCACGTGGTCTCCGACGGTGTCGAGGCGCTGCGGTTCCTGCGCCGCGACGGGGAGTACGCCGACGCGCCCCGCCCGCACCTGATCCTGCTCGACCTCAACCTGCCCCGCAAGGACGGCCGCGAGGTGCTGGAGGAGGTCAAGAAGGACGAGGAGCTCGCGCACATCCCGATCGTGGTGTTGACCACGTCGGAGGCCGAGGAGGACATCCTGCGCAGCTACCGGCTGCACGCCAACGCCTATGTGGCCAAGCCGGTCGACTTCGACCAGTTCATCCAGGTCGTGCGGCAGATCGACGACTTCTTCGTCACCGTGGTGCGGCTGCCCAAGGGGTGA
- a CDS encoding sensor histidine kinase yields the protein MEPPLGGSGGPWSLRRRVTVLLASVAVVLVASVSTITFAAFNARESLNRQVDQLTPAQSAVQQTMSAYLNQDNGIRGYALTSEIEFLAPYEQGKQAITESKPVLDRIARDDSDIASDIHELLEAGDAWTTDFADPTLEKVHEGEEVSAEDYRLGRERFDELRAAGTKAQTRIDQELTQARDGLTVATQQVVALLMLVGFVVVVMSVFLWVMLQHWVLRPLDELAGHLSQVSEGYYAHRVALHGPPEIERVGRDVDAMRERIVSDLHEVRAARRQLQEQSELLERQTEELRRSNLELEQFAYVASHDLQEPLRKVASFCQLLQRRYRGQLDDRADSYIDFAVEGAKRMQTLINDLLAFSRVGRTKNFTHVDLNVALQDALSSLETRLDEAGAVVTGDDMPTIEGDRTLLTQVFFNLVGNAVKFRGEDPPRVYVSCERREGEWVFCCADNGIGIEPQYAERIFVIFQRLHTRDKYGGTGIGLAMCKKIIEFHGGRIWLDTDSDHPGTRICWSLPVEEGSTEDTDPSRPAATDVSGPDEAGDDSTPRDSGDRTEKV from the coding sequence ATGGAGCCGCCCCTGGGGGGCAGCGGGGGGCCGTGGTCGCTGCGCCGCCGGGTCACGGTCCTGCTGGCCTCCGTCGCGGTGGTGCTCGTCGCCTCGGTGTCGACGATCACCTTCGCCGCGTTCAACGCCCGTGAGTCGCTGAACCGGCAGGTGGACCAGCTCACCCCCGCCCAGAGCGCCGTGCAGCAGACCATGTCCGCCTACCTCAACCAGGACAACGGGATCCGCGGGTACGCGCTCACCTCCGAGATCGAGTTCCTCGCCCCCTATGAGCAGGGCAAGCAGGCGATCACCGAGAGCAAGCCCGTCCTGGACCGGATCGCCCGGGACGACAGCGACATCGCCTCCGACATCCACGAGCTGCTGGAGGCCGGCGACGCCTGGACCACGGACTTCGCCGACCCCACCCTGGAGAAGGTGCACGAGGGCGAGGAGGTCAGCGCCGAGGACTACCGCCTGGGCCGCGAGCGCTTCGACGAGCTGCGCGCCGCCGGCACCAAGGCCCAGACCCGCATCGACCAGGAGCTCACCCAGGCCCGCGACGGCCTGACGGTGGCCACCCAGCAGGTGGTGGCGCTGCTCATGCTGGTGGGCTTCGTCGTCGTGGTGATGTCGGTCTTCCTGTGGGTCATGCTGCAGCACTGGGTGCTGCGCCCGCTGGACGAGCTCGCCGGGCACCTCTCCCAGGTCTCGGAGGGCTACTACGCCCACCGCGTCGCCCTGCACGGCCCGCCCGAGATCGAGCGGGTCGGCCGCGACGTCGACGCCATGCGCGAGCGCATCGTCAGCGACCTGCACGAGGTCCGCGCGGCCCGGCGCCAGTTGCAGGAGCAGTCGGAGCTGCTGGAGCGTCAGACCGAGGAGCTGCGCCGGTCCAACCTGGAGCTGGAGCAGTTCGCCTACGTCGCCTCCCACGACCTGCAGGAGCCGCTGCGCAAGGTCGCCAGTTTCTGCCAGCTGCTGCAGCGCCGCTACCGGGGCCAGCTCGACGACCGAGCCGACTCCTACATCGACTTCGCGGTCGAGGGTGCCAAGCGCATGCAGACCCTGATCAACGACCTGCTCGCGTTCTCGCGGGTGGGCCGGACCAAGAACTTCACCCATGTGGACCTCAACGTCGCCCTCCAGGACGCGTTGAGCAGCCTGGAGACCCGGCTCGACGAGGCCGGGGCGGTCGTCACCGGCGATGACATGCCCACCATCGAGGGCGACAGGACCCTGCTCACCCAGGTGTTCTTCAACCTCGTCGGCAATGCCGTGAAGTTCCGCGGCGAGGATCCGCCGCGGGTCTATGTGAGCTGTGAGCGCCGTGAGGGCGAGTGGGTCTTCTGCTGCGCCGACAACGGCATCGGCATCGAACCCCAGTACGCCGAGCGCATCTTCGTGATCTTCCAGCGGCTGCACACCCGCGATAAGTACGGCGGGACCGGCATCGGCCTGGCCATGTGCAAGAAGATCATCGAGTTCCACGGCGGCCGCATCTGGCTCGACACGGATTCGGACCACCCGGGGACCCGCATATGCTGGTCGCTGCCTGTTGAGGAGGGGAGCACGGAGGACACCGACCCGTCGCGCCCCGCCGCGACCGACGTCTCCGGCCCCGATGAGGCGGGGGACGACAGCACTCCCCGTGACTCCGGGGACCGTACCGAGAAGGTCTGA
- a CDS encoding PP2C family protein-serine/threonine phosphatase gives MVDPDSAGPAGTGRASAAVESVDILLIEDDAQDAFLVEELLADTALDARITWVDTLGKAREHLDDFRGCVLLDLNLPDAGGMDLLREVLTTAESAAVVVLTGLNDEHEGVAAVAAGAQDYLVKGQVDGSLLARSLRYSVERQRADENARQLREAELHARENMRLERGLLPQVLLDESPLSHRSFYRPGRKRALVGGDFFDAVQKDGTTHAIIGDVSGHGPDEAALGVSLRIAWRALVMGGVAEDAVLPALEEILTSERAQDEMYATLCQVSLDVASEKARIRLFGHPPPLVINGGAVEEVPAVPRPPMGVFPEAEVDVEEFPFPEGATLMLYTDGLVDAYDGAAPARLEVQGLCRILDGVLKSGCSIVDLPEHLVDEAERHNGGPLQDDVAMLLLTHGDEG, from the coding sequence ATGGTAGATCCCGATTCCGCGGGGCCGGCGGGGACCGGCCGCGCATCGGCCGCCGTTGAATCGGTCGACATCCTGTTGATCGAGGACGACGCGCAGGACGCATTCCTCGTCGAGGAGCTGCTCGCCGACACCGCGCTGGACGCCCGCATCACCTGGGTCGACACGCTCGGCAAGGCGCGCGAGCACCTCGACGACTTCCGCGGCTGCGTGCTCCTCGACCTCAACCTGCCCGACGCCGGCGGCATGGACCTGCTGCGCGAGGTGCTGACCACCGCCGAATCCGCGGCCGTCGTCGTCCTCACCGGACTCAACGACGAACACGAGGGCGTGGCCGCCGTCGCGGCCGGTGCCCAGGACTATCTGGTCAAGGGGCAGGTCGACGGCTCCCTCCTGGCCCGAAGCCTGCGCTACTCCGTCGAGCGCCAGCGCGCCGACGAGAACGCCCGCCAGCTGCGCGAGGCCGAGCTCCACGCCCGCGAGAACATGCGCCTGGAGCGCGGCCTGCTGCCCCAGGTGCTGCTGGACGAGTCCCCGCTCAGCCACCGCTCCTTCTACCGCCCCGGCCGCAAGCGCGCCCTGGTCGGCGGCGACTTCTTCGACGCCGTGCAGAAGGACGGCACCACCCACGCCATCATCGGCGACGTCAGCGGGCACGGCCCCGACGAGGCCGCCCTCGGCGTGAGCCTGCGCATCGCCTGGCGCGCCCTGGTCATGGGCGGCGTGGCCGAGGACGCCGTGCTGCCCGCGCTGGAGGAGATCCTCACCAGCGAGCGCGCCCAGGACGAGATGTACGCCACGCTCTGCCAGGTCAGCCTCGACGTGGCCAGCGAGAAGGCGCGGATCCGCCTGTTCGGGCACCCGCCGCCGCTGGTCATCAACGGCGGCGCGGTCGAAGAGGTGCCGGCCGTGCCCCGCCCGCCGATGGGCGTGTTCCCCGAGGCCGAGGTCGACGTCGAGGAGTTCCCCTTCCCCGAGGGCGCCACCCTCATGCTCTACACCGACGGCCTGGTCGACGCCTACGACGGCGCCGCGCCCGCGCGCCTGGAGGTGCAGGGGCTGTGCCGCATCCTCGACGGCGTCCTGAAGAGCGGGTGCTCCATCGTCGACCTGCCCGAGCACCTGGTGGACGAGGCCGAGCGGCACAACGGCGGCCCGCTCCAGGACGACGTCGCCATGCTGCTGCTCACCCACGGGGATGAAGGGTGA
- a CDS encoding biliverdin-producing heme oxygenase: protein METHQHAATTEPTPEPPAPTDPFSAELKSATWAHHEEAEEHAFTRALLDGTLPRDGYAAMVAQHYFAYVALEEVGRTLADDPVAGRVVFPELFRVPALRRDLAALYGPDWRDRISPTPPTRTYVARIEQMADRPGGYIAHHYTRYIGDLSGGQFIRRVAARAYGLTPEEGVSFYVFDELGSLPRFKAEYRSRLDALDLDEATRRRIVRETQLAYQLNVEVLADLGRSHAPGAAA, encoded by the coding sequence GTGGAGACCCACCAGCACGCAGCGACGACGGAGCCGACCCCCGAGCCCCCCGCCCCCACCGACCCCTTCTCCGCCGAGCTGAAGTCCGCGACCTGGGCGCACCACGAGGAGGCCGAGGAGCACGCCTTCACCCGGGCGCTCCTGGACGGGACACTCCCCCGCGACGGCTACGCCGCCATGGTCGCCCAGCACTACTTCGCCTACGTCGCACTCGAAGAGGTCGGCCGCACCCTGGCCGACGACCCCGTCGCCGGGCGCGTCGTCTTCCCCGAGCTCTTCCGCGTCCCGGCGCTGCGCCGCGACCTCGCCGCGCTCTACGGCCCCGACTGGCGCGACCGCATCTCCCCCACCCCGCCCACCCGCACCTACGTGGCGCGCATCGAGCAGATGGCCGACCGACCGGGCGGCTACATCGCCCACCATTACACCCGCTACATCGGTGACCTGTCCGGCGGCCAGTTCATCCGCAGGGTCGCGGCGCGCGCCTACGGGCTGACCCCCGAAGAGGGCGTCTCCTTCTACGTCTTCGACGAGCTGGGCAGCCTGCCCCGGTTCAAGGCCGAGTACCGGTCCCGCCTGGACGCGCTCGACCTCGACGAGGCGACCCGGCGCCGGATCGTCCGCGAGACCCAGCTCGCCTATCAGCTCAACGTGGAGGTCCTCGCCGACCTGGGCCGCAGCCACGCACCTGGGGCGGCCGCCTGA
- a CDS encoding TetR/AcrR family transcriptional regulator has product MPKISAPTIAAHRAQTRERILEAVATLTRTQGIDGISMTDVAAEAGITRTALYNYFPDKAALLLAFTEQVTHGFVDRYSQELPGDATAAERLSAFVRFQLEGIAEHPHPAAAELGASLGPDAYQALADHVAPMQRLLVRILHDGTEGGEFRECPVEATARLVLAMIGAQRVPLVSDETTIADAHVLVTAFTLRALGVDEEKVRRCVSEPPQKVTERQD; this is encoded by the coding sequence ATGCCGAAGATCTCCGCGCCGACCATCGCCGCCCACCGCGCCCAGACCCGCGAGCGCATCCTGGAGGCTGTGGCGACCCTCACCCGCACCCAGGGGATCGACGGCATCTCCATGACCGACGTGGCGGCCGAGGCCGGCATCACCCGAACGGCCCTGTACAACTACTTCCCGGACAAGGCGGCGCTGCTGCTCGCCTTCACCGAGCAGGTCACCCACGGCTTCGTCGACCGCTACAGCCAGGAGCTGCCCGGCGACGCCACGGCGGCCGAGCGGCTCTCGGCGTTCGTCCGCTTCCAGCTGGAGGGCATCGCCGAGCACCCGCACCCGGCCGCCGCCGAACTGGGTGCCAGCCTGGGGCCCGATGCCTACCAGGCGCTGGCCGACCACGTCGCGCCGATGCAGCGGCTGCTCGTGCGGATCCTGCACGACGGCACCGAGGGCGGGGAGTTCCGCGAGTGCCCGGTGGAGGCGACCGCACGCCTGGTGCTGGCGATGATCGGCGCGCAGCGCGTCCCGCTGGTGAGCGACGAGACCACCATCGCCGACGCGCACGTGCTCGTGACCGCCTTCACGCTGCGCGCGCTGGGCGTCGACGAGGAGAAGGTGCGGCGATGCGTGTCGGAGCCCCCACAGAAAGTGACCGAGCGTCAGGACTGA
- a CDS encoding 3'-5' exonuclease, producing the protein MVEVPDEGPTGPRAFRRGALTRSRSAGRSARGLDYAVVDVETTGLDPDRGARVCEIAVVRMRGDGTVTRELNTLVNPGRPVTGQEFHSIGPGDVIGAPQAADLVGVLAELFSGAVVVGHHLDFEGAFLAAEFVPAGLPADLPGLCTLRTLRSQVDLNRYALPRASHALSGHWPSGQHTALGDARACAQLLAELLHNAPGELRYVGPEPERLADGATEPAATGPGETVRLKPRTPVVSGLRLSAVREGPARPPATWPRRWRPLEFDPGLCGGRFGEAEREQAAHDARRRAATRNLLAASAALTGTLASTAAARLLLRRLR; encoded by the coding sequence ATGGTCGAGGTGCCGGACGAAGGCCCTACCGGTCCGCGGGCCTTCCGCAGGGGAGCCCTCACCCGGAGCCGGTCGGCGGGCCGCAGCGCCAGGGGGCTCGACTACGCGGTCGTCGACGTCGAGACGACCGGCCTGGACCCGGACCGGGGCGCGCGGGTCTGCGAGATCGCGGTGGTGCGGATGCGCGGCGACGGCACGGTCACGCGCGAGCTCAACACGCTGGTCAACCCCGGCCGACCGGTCACCGGCCAGGAGTTCCACAGCATCGGCCCCGGCGACGTCATCGGTGCGCCGCAGGCCGCCGACCTCGTCGGCGTGCTGGCCGAACTCTTCTCCGGCGCCGTGGTCGTCGGGCACCACCTCGACTTCGAAGGGGCGTTCCTGGCCGCCGAGTTCGTTCCGGCCGGGCTACCCGCGGACCTGCCGGGCCTGTGCACCCTGCGCACCCTGCGCTCCCAGGTCGACCTGAACCGCTACGCCCTGCCCCGGGCCAGCCACGCGCTCAGCGGGCACTGGCCGAGCGGCCAGCACACGGCCCTGGGCGATGCCCGCGCCTGCGCCCAGCTGCTGGCCGAGTTGCTGCACAACGCGCCCGGCGAGCTCCGCTACGTCGGCCCCGAGCCCGAACGCCTCGCCGACGGCGCCACCGAGCCGGCCGCGACCGGGCCCGGGGAAACGGTCCGGCTGAAACCGCGTACCCCGGTGGTGAGCGGCCTGCGGCTGTCGGCTGTACGCGAAGGGCCCGCCCGGCCGCCCGCGACCTGGCCGCGCCGCTGGCGCCCGCTGGAGTTCGACCCCGGGCTGTGCGGGGGCCGGTTCGGTGAGGCGGAGCGTGAACAGGCCGCCCACGACGCGCGGCGCCGTGCCGCCACCCGGAACCTCCTGGCGGCCTCGGCCGCGCTCACGGGCACGCTGGCGTCGACGGCCGCGGCCCGGCTCCTGCTCCGCCGCCTGCGCTGA
- a CDS encoding asparaginase has protein sequence MPTPQQHVYAPLAEVIRSGLREGVHFGTVVGLTASGEVGYARGDIEAPMFPRSSAKPLQALASLRAGAPITGPEIAIAAGSHNGEEIHTDLATKMLSASGLTPDALGCPADRPVSPRARTALVLSGQEPTRLHMNCSGKHAAMLAACVARGWDTSTYLDPGHPVQREVRAVLEEKCGEPVAHTAVDGCGAPQLAVSLIGLARGIRSLVLADEGTQEAAVVRAMRDFPEYVAGEGRDDTALMRGVPGLISKIGAEGVIVVAAPTGETVAVKLSDGDPLTRARTMVALTALRALGVDITPVRHMLSAPVLGGGEPVGEIRPLTD, from the coding sequence ATGCCCACGCCGCAGCAGCACGTCTACGCCCCGCTCGCCGAGGTCATCCGCTCGGGGCTCCGGGAGGGCGTGCACTTCGGGACGGTCGTCGGGCTCACCGCCTCCGGCGAGGTCGGCTACGCGCGCGGCGACATCGAGGCCCCCATGTTCCCCCGGTCTTCGGCCAAGCCCCTCCAGGCGCTGGCGTCCCTGCGGGCCGGGGCGCCGATCACCGGCCCCGAGATCGCGATCGCCGCGGGCAGCCACAACGGTGAGGAGATCCACACCGACCTGGCGACGAAGATGCTCTCCGCCTCCGGGCTGACGCCCGACGCCCTGGGCTGCCCCGCCGACCGCCCGGTGTCGCCGCGCGCCCGCACCGCACTGGTGCTCTCCGGGCAGGAGCCGACCCGTCTGCACATGAACTGCTCCGGAAAGCACGCCGCGATGCTCGCCGCCTGCGTCGCCCGGGGCTGGGACACCTCCACCTACCTCGACCCCGGTCACCCGGTGCAGCGGGAGGTCCGCGCGGTCCTGGAGGAGAAGTGCGGCGAGCCCGTCGCGCACACGGCCGTCGACGGCTGCGGGGCGCCGCAGCTGGCCGTGTCCCTGATCGGGCTGGCCCGCGGCATCCGGTCCCTGGTGCTCGCCGACGAGGGCACCCAGGAGGCCGCGGTCGTGCGGGCCATGCGCGACTTCCCCGAGTACGTCGCCGGCGAGGGCCGCGACGACACCGCGCTGATGCGCGGCGTCCCGGGGCTGATCTCCAAGATCGGCGCCGAGGGCGTCATCGTCGTGGCCGCGCCCACCGGTGAGACCGTCGCGGTGAAGCTGAGCGACGGCGACCCGCTGACCCGCGCGCGCACCATGGTCGCGCTCACCGCGCTGCGCGCGCTCGGCGTCGACATCACGCCGGTCCGGCACATGCTGTCGGCTCCCGTCCTGGGCGGCGGCGAGCCGGTGGGCGAGATCCGCCCCCTCACGGACTGA
- a CDS encoding NAD(P)/FAD-dependent oxidoreductase: MRDIVIAGAGMAGLHTAESLRSAGFDGTVTLIGDEPHRPYSRPPLSKEVLTGKGSPRSLQLREDGEIDALGLDLRLGRRAERLLAEERAVLLDDGTRVDYDGLVIATGARARRPRTDLAGVHTLRTLDDAEAVRAAFARPGGHVVVVGAGFIGSEVAASARACGWEVTLVEAAPTPLTRVVDPRVGTVLTELHRDNGVDVRLGTGVTAYEGRGRVERVRLADGTAVEASMVVAGLGVDLNTEWLAGSGVKLDEEGAVLCDARCATAVPDVYAVGDLASWPHPRYGGRIRLEHWTNAGEQAAVVAHNLLTPAEAERRDYTPVPYFWSDQYGMKIQLLGRAAPADTVEFVHGAPEDRKFVAFLGRADVLVGVLGLRSTPKTMRYRTLLEQPTTWEDALAAAGR; this comes from the coding sequence ATGCGCGACATCGTCATCGCCGGAGCGGGGATGGCCGGGCTGCACACGGCGGAGTCACTGCGCTCGGCCGGGTTCGACGGCACGGTCACCCTCATCGGCGACGAACCGCACCGCCCCTACTCCCGCCCTCCGCTGTCCAAGGAGGTCCTCACCGGGAAGGGTTCCCCCAGGAGCCTGCAGCTGCGCGAGGACGGCGAGATCGACGCGCTCGGCCTCGATCTGCGGCTGGGGCGCCGCGCCGAGCGGCTGCTCGCCGAGGAGCGGGCCGTTCTGCTCGACGACGGCACCCGCGTGGACTACGACGGCCTGGTCATCGCGACCGGGGCCCGGGCCCGCCGCCCCCGGACCGACCTGGCGGGCGTGCACACCCTGCGCACACTGGACGACGCCGAGGCGGTGCGCGCGGCGTTCGCGCGGCCCGGAGGGCACGTGGTGGTGGTCGGTGCCGGGTTCATCGGCTCGGAGGTCGCGGCGAGCGCCCGCGCGTGCGGCTGGGAGGTGACCCTGGTCGAGGCGGCACCCACCCCGCTCACCCGGGTGGTCGACCCGCGCGTCGGCACGGTCCTCACCGAGCTGCACCGCGACAACGGAGTGGATGTGCGGTTGGGCACCGGCGTCACCGCCTATGAGGGCCGCGGCCGGGTGGAGCGCGTCCGGCTGGCCGACGGCACCGCGGTGGAGGCGTCGATGGTGGTGGCCGGCCTCGGAGTGGACCTCAACACCGAGTGGCTGGCGGGGTCCGGGGTCAAGCTGGACGAGGAGGGCGCGGTGCTGTGCGACGCCCGCTGCGCGACGGCCGTGCCCGACGTGTATGCGGTCGGGGACCTCGCGAGCTGGCCGCACCCGCGCTACGGCGGCCGGATCCGCCTGGAGCACTGGACCAACGCCGGAGAGCAGGCGGCCGTGGTGGCGCACAACCTGCTGACCCCCGCCGAGGCGGAGCGGCGGGACTACACCCCGGTGCCCTATTTCTGGTCCGACCAGTACGGGATGAAGATCCAGCTGCTGGGCCGGGCCGCACCCGCCGACACCGTGGAGTTCGTGCACGGAGCGCCCGAGGACCGCAAGTTCGTCGCGTTCCTCGGACGCGCCGACGTGCTCGTCGGCGTCCTGGGGCTGCGCTCCACCCCGAAGACGATGCGCTACCGCACGCTCCTGGAGCAGCCGACCACGTGGGAGGACGCCCTGGCGGCGGCCGGACGCTAG
- a CDS encoding IS630 family transposase, with product MSLPGPKPPPLDLSEDERTELQRWVRRRKTAQDLALRARIVLACAQGMSNAQVRRELGVSAPTVTKWRQRFAEHRLEGLTDEPRPGRPRTVTDAQVEAVVAATLETRPAHGTHWSTRSMAKHTGLTQNAVWRIWNAFGLQPHRTESFKLSTDPFFIDKVRDVVGLYLDPPERAVALCVDEKSQIQALNRTQPVLPMMPGIPERATHDYVRAGVTSLFAALDTATGRVITSIHRRHRATEFKKFLAKIDREVPAELQVHLVLDNYATHKTPEIRRWLLRHPRFHLHFIPTGSSWLNLVERWFAEITERLIRRGTHRSVQALEKDIRAWAASWNEDPRPYVWTKTAEEILDSLAFYCQQINKRTNQSGH from the coding sequence ATGAGTCTTCCCGGACCGAAACCGCCACCGCTGGACCTGTCCGAGGACGAGCGCACCGAGCTCCAGCGGTGGGTCAGACGCCGCAAGACCGCCCAGGACCTGGCCCTGCGGGCGCGGATCGTGCTCGCCTGCGCCCAGGGCATGTCCAACGCCCAAGTGCGGCGCGAGCTGGGGGTGTCGGCGCCCACGGTGACCAAGTGGCGGCAGCGCTTCGCCGAGCACCGCTTGGAGGGCCTGACCGACGAACCACGGCCGGGCCGGCCGCGCACCGTCACCGACGCCCAGGTCGAGGCGGTCGTGGCCGCGACCCTGGAGACCAGGCCCGCCCACGGCACCCACTGGTCCACACGCTCCATGGCCAAGCACACCGGCCTCACCCAGAACGCGGTCTGGCGGATCTGGAACGCCTTCGGCCTGCAACCCCACCGCACCGAGTCGTTCAAGCTCTCCACCGACCCGTTCTTCATCGACAAGGTCCGCGACGTGGTCGGCCTGTACCTGGACCCTCCCGAACGGGCGGTCGCGCTGTGCGTGGACGAGAAATCCCAGATCCAGGCCCTCAACCGCACCCAGCCGGTCCTGCCGATGATGCCCGGCATACCCGAGCGCGCGACCCATGACTATGTGCGCGCGGGAGTGACCAGCCTGTTCGCAGCCCTGGACACCGCCACCGGCCGGGTGATCACCTCCATCCACCGCCGGCACCGCGCCACGGAGTTCAAGAAGTTCCTGGCCAAGATCGACCGCGAGGTCCCTGCCGAGCTGCAGGTACACCTGGTCCTGGACAACTACGCAACGCACAAGACACCCGAGATCCGCAGGTGGCTGCTGCGCCACCCCCGGTTCCACCTCCACTTCATCCCGACCGGCTCGTCCTGGCTGAACCTGGTCGAACGCTGGTTCGCCGAGATCACCGAGCGGCTGATCCGCCGCGGCACCCACCGCAGCGTCCAAGCCCTGGAAAAGGACATCCGCGCCTGGGCCGCGTCCTGGAACGAGGACCCCCGCCCATATGTGTGGACCAAGACCGCCGAGGAGATCCTCGACAGCCTTGCCTTCTACTGCCAACAAATCAACAAACGAACTAACCAATCAGGACACTAG
- a CDS encoding ferredoxin, translating to MRVNVDFDRCESNAVCMGILPQVFEVRDDDFLYILQEEPPEELRGGLEEAVRMCPKQAISIED from the coding sequence ATGCGGGTGAACGTGGACTTCGACCGCTGCGAGAGCAACGCGGTCTGCATGGGGATCCTGCCCCAGGTCTTCGAGGTTCGCGACGACGACTTCCTCTACATCCTGCAGGAGGAGCCGCCCGAGGAGCTGCGCGGCGGACTGGAGGAGGCCGTGCGGATGTGCCCCAAACAGGCCATCAGCATCGAAGATTAG